From Aspergillus chevalieri M1 DNA, chromosome 4, nearly complete sequence, a single genomic window includes:
- a CDS encoding MCP1 family protein (COG:S;~EggNog:ENOG410PPQ0;~InterPro:IPR012472,IPR034804,IPR039960;~PFAM:PF07950;~TransMembrane:5 (i81-101o121-138i173-191o220-243i280-301o);~go_component: GO:0016020 - membrane [Evidence IEA];~go_component: GO:0032592 - integral component of mitochondrial membrane [Evidence IEA];~go_process: GO:0055088 - lipid homeostasis [Evidence IEA]), with protein MKPDDFDTRSVISMQELEPSPVTDEGPDLENGDLFPESEKAIQSPQGNGSGFFGQKLGLRGHSWDSWLSAIQKYSTYPPTLFTVLHFANTSLIPLATRSVADSESYLLLTREIYQSPSFEHLVLTAPILTHIASGIVLRNIRASRRARLYGAETRSQRYSLKFWPRMTLQARLGYLLIPLLGTHVLVNRITPIMVEGGSSGVGLGYIAHGFARSPVFWNIYYGIFVAAGVWHIVGGWSSWMGWRVTTVRREHRSKGSLEGHLGEAEVIAQRDRRQRRTRWTVYGMAAIGTAVWLAGALGTIGRAGAAGGWQAKSWNEVYRQVPVIGDWL; from the exons ATGAAGCCAGACGATTTCGATACTCGGTCTGTCATCTCCATGCAGGAGTTGGAGCCTTCACCGGTGACAGATGAAGGTCCCGATCTGGAAAACGGCGATTTATTCCCCGAATCTGAAAAGGCTATACAATCACCGCAAGGAAATGGCAGCGGATTTTTCGGCCAGAAGCTCGGGCTGCGGGGACACAGctgggattcatggt TATCTGCAATCCAGAAGTACTCGACATATCCGCCAACGCTGTTTACCGTGCTGCATTTCGCCAACACTTCCCTAATTCCGCTGGCAACTCGCTCTGTTGCAGACAGTGAGAGCTATCTGCTCCTCACGAGAGAGATCTACCAGTCGCCGTCATTCGAACATCTCGTCCTTACCGCTCCAATCCTCACGCACATTGCTTCGGGAATCGTGCTCCGGAATATTCGTGCATCTCGTCGGGCCCGGTTATATGGCGCGGAAACGCGGTCTCAAAGGTATTCGTTGAAGTTCTGGCCTCGCATGACGCTGCAGGCTCGCTTGGGTTATCTTCTGATTCCTCTCCTTGGTACTCATGTTTTGGTTAACCGCATCACACCGATTATGGTCGAAGGAGGAAGCTCGGGTGTTGGTCTGGGATACATCGCGCATGGTTTTGCTCGCAGTCCTGTCTTCTGGAACATATATTATGGGATCTTTGTTGCTGCGGGTGTgtggcacattgttggagGCTGGTCTTCATGGATGGGATGGAGAGTTACCACTGTTCGGAGAGAACACCGCAGCAAGGGCTCCCTCGAAGGGCATTTGGGAGAGGCCGAAGTCATTGCGCAGCGGGATAGGAGACAGAGAAGGACAAGGTGGACGGTCTATGGCATGGCCGCTATCGGGACAGCTGTCTGGCTTGCTGGTGCCCTGGGGACCATTGGGCGCGCCGGAGCTGCTGGTGGTTGGCAAGCGAAGAGCTGGAACGAAGTTTACCGCCAGGTCCCTGTGATCGGTGATTGGCTTTGA
- a CDS encoding putative C2H2 finger domain protein (COG:S;~EggNog:ENOG410PPZX;~InterPro:IPR036236,IPR013087), whose translation MAPRGFSNPAPKTESARSALSSFTCTLCNKSYSRHPEYEAHISSYDHQHRKRLQDLKQLSRDPNAAEKARRAEKKADAEAGLRVINTNQATSTTTGGTTGGGGFKKGGFKSSFSTVKAPPAPAIKKNVLGDDDEDEEPVAAKPADGQAPAQRAKETIAQNDQTESDIDDEYSNDRSGGGYYNPRKPTDCFSGCAGAHSAML comes from the exons ATGGCTCCT CGTGGTTTTAGCAATCCAGCACCCAAG ACCGAATCTGCGCGATCTGCCTTGAGCTCCTTCACATGTACTCTTTGCAACAAGTCCTATTCACGCCATCCGGAATACGAAGCACACATCTCGTCCTATGACCATCAGCACCGCAAGCGCCTGCAGGATCTCAAGCAACTATCGCGAGACCCCAATGCAGCAGAAAAGGCCCGGAGAGCGGAGAAAAAGGCAGATGCGGAAGCTGGATTAAGGGTTATCAACACCAACCAAGCCACCAGTACAACCACCGGGGGCACAACCGGCGGTGGTGGGTTCAAGAAGGGAGGGTTCAAAAGCTCTTTCAGCACCGTGAAGGCGCCACCCGCTCCTGCAATAAAGAAGAACGTCCTCGGggacgacgatgaggatgaggagccGGTTGCGGCAAAACCAGCCGATGGACAGGCCCCGGCTCAACGGGCAAAAGAAACGATAGCTCAGAACGACCAGACGGAAAGTGATATAGATGATGAGTATTCGAATGATCGATCAGGTGGAGGGTACTATAACCCGCGCAAACCAACTGATTGTTTCTCGGGATGTGCAGGAGCTCACTCTGCCATGTTGTGA
- the PDB1 gene encoding pyruvate dehydrogenase (acetyl-transferring) subunit E1 beta (COG:C;~EggNog:ENOG410PGHC;~InterPro:IPR029061,IPR027110,IPR033248,IPR009014, IPR005475;~PFAM:PF02779,PF02780;~go_function: GO:0003824 - catalytic activity [Evidence IEA];~go_function: GO:0004739 - pyruvate dehydrogenase (acetyl-transferring) activity [Evidence IEA];~go_process: GO:0006086 - acetyl-CoA biosynthetic process from pyruvate [Evidence IEA]): protein MAAPRLFRPAARLLSSRLSSTPLRPAFQKTACAPSILRSRGYATETGGTKEVTVRDALNEALAEELESNPKTYILGEEVAQYNGAYKVTRGLLDRFGPKRVIDTPITEAGFCGLAVGSALAGLHPICEFMTFNFAMQAIDQIINSAAKTHYMSGGIQPCNITFRGPNGFAAGVAAQHSQDYSAWYGSIPGLKVVSPWSSEDAKGLLKAAIRDPNPVCVLENELMYGQAFPMSEAAQKDDFVLPIGKAKIERPGKDVTIVSVSRCVGQSLNAAAELKQKYGVDAEVVNLRSIKPLDVETVIQSLKKTGRLMVVESGFPMFGVSSEILALAMEYGFDYLTAPALRVTGAEVPTPYAVGLENMSFPQEDTIVGQAAKLLRL, encoded by the exons ATGGCTGCTCCCCGTCTCTTCCGTCCGGCAGCTCGCCTGCTCTCTTCGCGCCTTTCCTCGACTCCTCTCCGCCCTGCGTTCCAGAAGACCGCCTGCGCACCTTCGATCTTGCGCTCGCGGGGTTATGCTACGGAGACCGGTGGCACCAAAGAGGTCACTGTTCGTGATGCATTGAACGAAGCTCTCGCCGAAGAATTGGAAAGCAACCCCAAGACTTACATCCTGGGTGAGGAAGTTGCGCAGTACAATGGAGC TTACAAAGTAACACGAGGTCTGCTGGACCGCTTCGGTCCTAAGCGGGTTATCGACACTCCCATCACGGAAGCTGGTTTCTGTGGTCTGGCAGTTGGTTCTGCTCTGGCCGGCCTGCACCCCATT TGCGAGTTCATGACCTTCAACTTCGCCATGCAGGCCATTGACCAGATTATCAATTCTGCCGCAAAGACACATTACATGTCTGGTGGCATCCAGCCTTGCAACATCACCTTCCGTGGTCCCAACGGTTTCGCCGCCGGTGTTGCTGCCCAGCACTCGCAAGATTATTCTGCCTGGTACGGTAGCATTCCCGGTCTGAAAGTTGTTTCGCCTTGGAGCTCGGAGGATGCCAAGGGTCTCTTGAAGGCCGCTATCCGTGACCCTAACCCGGTCTGTGTACTGGAGAACGA ACTTATGTACGGTCAGGCCTTCCCGATGAGTGAGGCCGCCCAGAAGGACGACTTTGTTCTTCCCATTGGCAAGGCCAAGATCGAGCGTCCTGGAAAGGACGTTACCATTGTTTCCGTTTCCCGCTGCGTTGGCCAGTCGCTCAACGCTGCGGCTGAGCTGAAGCAGAAGTATGGTGTTGATGCTGAGGTTGTCAACCTCCGCTCCATCAAGCCCCTTGACGTGGAGACTGTTATCCAGTCCCTGAAGAAGACTGGCCGCCTCATGGTTGTTGAGTCTGGATTCCCCATGTTCGGTGTTTCTTCCGAAATCCTGGCCCTCGCTATGGAGTACGGCTTTGACTACTTGACCGCCCCGGCTCTCCGTGTCACCGGTGCTGAGGTCCCTACCCCCTACGCCGTTGGTCTTGAGAACATGAGTTTCCCTCAGGAGGACACCATCGTTGGCCAAGCCGCCAAGCTTCTGCGTCTGTAA
- a CDS encoding uncharacterized protein (COG:F;~EggNog:ENOG410PHZS;~InterPro:IPR029052,IPR014485,IPR006179,IPR004843, IPR041823,IPR036907;~PFAM:PF00149;~SECRETED:SignalP(1-27);~go_function: GO:0016787 - hydrolase activity [Evidence IEA];~go_process: GO:0009166 - nucleotide catabolic process [Evidence IEA]) has translation MVLTVMMVVFTLSLLSLITSIPQHVFAAQPSAPKPIPAQLRDLEWGQLNFLHTTDTHGWLAGHLQEPFYSADWGDYVSFTTRMREKAEAQGQDLLVIDTGDRVEGNGLWDSSDPKGVYVSEILRQQPIDVLTIGNHELYKQYTSEAEFYTTVHNFRGHYLASNVDIIHPITKDAVPFAPRYRKFTTEKQGIRIVAFGFLFDFTMNYNNTIVQRVEDTVEEEWFQEAIRDTNVDLFLVAGHVPVHSKEAEAIFKAIRAVRWDVPIQFFGGHYHIRDYARYDDKAYGLASGRFMETIGFASIDGLSTSTPRFSRKYIDNNLFSFYHHTGLDEQTFPTEHGQNTSQLIQESRSALRLDQVYGCAPRNLWMSSVEYPGENNIYTWLEKEVLPDALKDDRRSGKPAIAIVNTGAIRFDLFKGPFTQDSLYILSPFTSGFRYLKDIPYDKAQLIVEVLNKQTQILGASQHSAHFPRWALAPPEQSAYPHDRVVSDDDIRASFASKVGQTLLSWSSQSHSKPKSLPGYTTKDDGGSDGDDTIHSPISFYRVPNCIQALVSPNSSVAPDTVDLVYIDFIERYITLAAKFASLDIDVPRNSDVYMPSMSMTNLILGWVKDNWKCDTTA, from the coding sequence ATGGTGCTGacggtgatgatggtggtgttTACCTTGTCTCTGCTATCCCTGATTACTTCTATCCCCCAACATGTTTTCGCTGCTCAACCTTCTGCTCCAAAGCCCATCCCGGCTCAACTGCGTGATTTGGAATGGGGTCAGCTGAACTTCCTCCATACAACTGATACTCATGGTTGGCTGGCCGGTCATTTGCAGGAACCATTCTATTCCGCAGATTGGGGTGACTATGTCTCCTTCACTACACGGATGCGAGAAAAGGCAGAGGCGCAAGGTCAGGATCTGTTGGTGATCGATACAGGCGACAGGGTCGAAGGAAACGGTCTCTGGGACTCATCAGATCCCAAGGGTGTCTATGTTTCTGAGATTCTGCGCCAGCAACCTATTGATGTGCTCACAATCGGAAACCACGAACTGTACAAGCAATATACGTCCGAGGCCGAGTTCTACACCACCGTGCATAACTTCCGGGGCCACTACCTAGCCTCCAATGTCGATATTATCCATCCTATCACCAAAGATGCCGTGCCGTTTGCCCCTCGATACAGGAAATTCACTACCGAAAAGCAGGGGATTCGCATTGTTGCGTTTGGCTTCCTGTTCGACTTCACTATGAACTACAATAACACGATCGTCCAGCGCGTGGAAGATACCGTCGAGGAAGAATGGTTTCAGGAAGCCATCCGGGACACGAATGTCGATCTCTTTCTGGTGGCAGGACATGTTCCCGTTCATTctaaagaagcagaagccaTCTTCAAAGCAATTCGGGCTGTCCGATGGGACGTACCCATCCAATTTTTTGGTGGCCACTATCACATTCGCGATTATGCACGCTATGATGACAAGGCCTATGGCTTGGCAAGTGGCCGGTTTATGGAGACCATTGGCTTCGCGTCAATTGATGGTCTTTCTACCAGCACTCCCCGCTTCAGCCGAAAATACATTGATAACAATCTCTTTTCGTTCTATCATCACACAGGCCTTGATGAGCAGACGTTCCCTACGGAACATGGTCAAAACACTTCTCAGCTCATCCAGGAATCGCGAAGCGCACTACGGCTAGACCAAGTGTATGGTTGCGCTCCCCGAAATCTCTGGATGTCCAGCGTCGAGTATCCCGGTGAGAACAACATCTATACCTGGCTCGAGAAAGAAGTACTTCCCGATGCTTTGAAAGATGACAGGCGTAGCGGCAAGCCAGCCATTGCCATTGTTAACACCGGGGCCATTCGGTTTGACTTATTCAAGGGCCCTTTTACCCAAGACTCCCTATAcatattgtctcccttcaCAAGCGGGTTCCGTTACTTGAAAGACATACCTTATGATAAGGCACAGTTGATTGTTGAAGTCCTAAACAAGCAAACCCAGATTCTGGGCGCATCGCAGCACTCCGCCCATTTTCCTAGATGGGCTCTCGCACCACCAGAGCAGTCCGCATACCCCCATGACAGAGTGGTTTCTGATGATGACATCCGTGCGTCTTTTGCCTCTAAAGTCGGACAGACTCTATTGTCATGGTCAAGCCAGAGTCATTCCAAGCCTAAATCACTTCCAGGATACACTACCAAAGATGACGGAGGCTCTGACGGCGATGACACTATACACTCGCCTATCTCTTTCTACCGCGTCCCCAATTGCATTCAAGCATTGGTGTCGCCCAATTCATCTGTGGCACCAGACACTGTAGACTTGGTTTATATCGATTTCATCGAACGGTACATAACTCTCGCGGCCAAGTTTGCAAGTCTTGACATCGATGTTCCGCGAAATAGCGATGTGTATATGCCTTCTATGAGCATGACCAATCTCATTTTAGGTTGGGTGAAGGATAACTGGAAATGCGATACGACAGCATAA
- the ETR1 gene encoding enoyl-[acyl-carrier-protein] reductase (COG:C,K;~EggNog:ENOG410PGVI;~InterPro:IPR013149,IPR011032,IPR020843,IPR036291;~PFAM:PF00107;~go_function: GO:0016491 - oxidoreductase activity [Evidence IEA];~go_process: GO:0055114 - oxidation-reduction process [Evidence IEA]): MFSRAALRSSAVNVSRSNGAALSLKARASTPLAANPCRTPFIDSLGARRYISVYGYTQAKALVYSKHGEPKDVLKLHKHSISAPHGTQVNLRLLTAPMNPADINQIQGVYPSKPDFDSSLGTGEPSAVAGNEGAFEVISIGSGVQNLNKGDWVIMKRTNQGTWRTHAQMDESQLIKIQNKEGLTPLQVGTVSVNPVTAYRMIKDFCEWDWLRAGEEWLIQNGANSGVGRAAIQLAREWGIKTLNVIRDRKTPEETESMKKELLDLGATAVITESELLSAEFKNTVKELTHEGKEPIRLALNCVGGKNATALAKVLAPGSHMVTYGAMSKQPVALPSGLLIFKNLAFDGFWVSKWGDKNPQLKENTIKDVLELTRAGKFKDIPSEDVKWSWDTQGPELTDSVQETLSGFRSGKGVLKFEGGDE; the protein is encoded by the exons ATGTTCTCTCGCGCAGCGCTACGATCCTCTGCCGTGAATGTTTCTCGCAGCAACGGCGCGGCTCTGTCGCTGAAAGCTAGAGCTTCGACCCCTCTGGCTGCAAACCCATGCCGGACGCCTTTTATCGATTCGCTAGGAGCAAGAAGATATATCTCAGTATACGGCTATACACAGGCCAAGGCGCTGGTGTACTCGAAGCACGGCGAGCCGAAGGATGTCCTCAA ACTTCACAAGCACTCCATCTCGGCACCCCACGGTACACAAGTCAACCTCCGTCTCCTCACGGCCCCGATGAACCCGGCCGACATCAATCAAATTCAAGGCGTCTACCCGAGCAAACCGGATTTCGATTCCAGCCTGGGCACCGGGGAGCCCTCCGCCGTGGCTGGAAATGAAGGTGCTTTCGAGGTCATTTCGATCGGATCGGGCGTCCAAAACCTCAACAAGGGCGACTGGGTGATCATGAAGCGTACAAATCAAGGCACCTGGCGGACGCACGCCCAGATGGATGAATCACAATTGATCAAGATCCAGAACAAGGAGGGCTTGACGCCACTCCAGGTTGGAACTGTTAGCGTTAACCCCGTCACCGCTTACCGGAtgatcaaagacttctgtgAATGGGATTGGTTGCGCGCTGGGGAGGAGTGGCTCATCCAGAACGGAGCCAACAGCGGTGTTGGTCGAGCCGCTATCCAGCTTGCACGGGAGTGGGGTATCAAGACCCTCAACGTGATCCGTGACAGAAAGACCCCCGAGGAGACCGAATCGATGAAGAAGGAGCTTCTCGATCTTGGCGCTACCGCCGTGATCACCGAATCCGAATTGCTCTCGGCTGAGTTCAAGAACACAGTCAAGGAACTTACCCATGAGGGTAAGGAGCCTATTCGTCTGGCTCTTAACTGCGTTGGAGGCAAGAATGCCACCGCATTGGCCAAGGTTCTGGCCCCTGGTTCGCATATGGTTACATACGGAGCTATGTCAAAACAGCCCGTCGCATTGCCATCTGGTCTTTTAATCTTCAAGAACCTCGCATTTGATGGCTTCTGGGTGAGCAAATGGGGTGACAAGAACCCCCAGCTCAAGGAGAACACCATCAAGGATGTGCTTGAGCTGACTCGCGCCGGGAAGTTCAAGGACATCCCTTCGGAAGATGTCAAGTGGAGCTGGGATACCCAGGGCCCTGAGCTCACAGATAGTGTCCAGGAAACTCTCTCCGGATTCCGCAGTGGAAAGGGCGTGCTTAAATTCGAGGGCGGCGATGAATAA
- the HER2 gene encoding glutamyl-tRNA(Gln) amidotransferase subunit HER2 (BUSCO:EOG09262UAS;~COG:J;~EggNog:ENOG410PGBS;~InterPro:IPR023631,IPR000120,IPR020556,IPR004412, IPR036928;~PFAM:PF01425;~go_component: GO:0030956 - glutamyl-tRNA(Gln) amidotransferase complex [Evidence IEA];~go_function: GO:0016787 - hydrolase activity [Evidence IEA];~go_function: GO:0050567 - glutaminyl-tRNA synthase (glutamine-hydrolyzing) activity [Evidence IEA];~go_process: GO:0006412 - translation [Evidence IEA]) — protein MSLLREAERCIANQKAHAALNAFITPLRSSGPWLEQVKDADRRREQGKPRSNLDGRLISVKDNICTRDLPTTCASGILNKFTSPFNATVVEQLENAGAVVAGKTNLDEFGMGSHSVNSRFGPVANSRQNHDGGALSAGGSSGGSAVAVATDQCYAALGTDTGGSVRLPAAYTGSVGFKPSYGLISRWGVVAYANSLDTVGIMGRDTSIVRHVFDIMNKHDPRDPTNISVTSRNRIRSLLESSNLASRMTSGLRIGVPLEYNISELAPSVRNAWSRTLSLLRQQSHTIQPVSLPSTQQALSAYYVLAPAEASSNLAKYDGVRYGTRAEGPDSDGKPENVLYASTRGEGFGSEVKRRILLGAFSLSADAIDNYFIQAQRIRRLVQRDFNAVFSTEHPFNSYSDLLAEPASKPADVDVLVCPTAPSSPPQLSKLLDGDTVTSPLDAYTNDVFTVPASLAGLPAISVPVSANNSTKEDLAGIQVIGQYGNDELVLKVGELIEGK, from the exons ATGTCCCTTCTGCGGGAAGCAGAGAGATGCATAGCTAACCAGAAGGCGCATGCTGCCCTCAATGCCTTCATTACCCCACTGCGAAGCTCCGGGCCGTGGCTGGAGCAGGTGAAGGATGCGGACCGTCGCAGAGAGCAAG GCAAGCCCCGATCAAACCTGGACGGCCGCCTGATCTCCGTTAAAGATAATATCTGCACGCGCGATCTCCCCACAACATGCGCTTCCGGAATCCTGAACAAATTCACTAGCCCGTTCAACGCCACGGTCGTCGAACAATTGGAAAATGCTGGCGCTGTGGTCGCTGGGAAGACCAATCTAGATGAATTCGGCATGGGGTCGCACTCGGTAAATTCGCGGTTTGGGCCTGTCGCGAATTCCCGTCAGAACCACGATGGAGGAGCTCTGTCTGCCGGTGGCAGCTCCGGAGGGAGTGCTGTGGCTGTCGCTACCGACCAATGTTATGC AGCATTGGGTACAGACACTGGCGGCTCCGTACGGCTTCCAGCTGCATACACGGGCTCTGTCGGTTTCAAGCCATCCTATGGATTGATCTCACGATGGGGTGTGGTCGCTTATGCCAATTCATTGGACACAGTTGGGATAATGGGGAGAGATACTTCCATTGTCCGCCATGTATTTG ATATCATGAACAAGCATGATCCTCGGGATCCGACTAATATCTCCGTTACGTCTCGTAACCGGATTCGTTCACTCTTAGAATCATCGAATCTCGCATCCCGCATGACCTCCGGCCTTAGGATCGGTGTACCCCTCGAATACAACATCTCCGAACTCGCTCCATCTGTTCGAAACGCATGGTCCCGTACATTGTCACTTTTACGCCAACAAAGCCATACCATCCAACCGGTATCCTTGCCATCAACACAGCAGGCCCTGTCGGCTTACTATGTTCTCGCACCCGCCGAAGCATCATCTAATCTAGCCAAGTACGACGGCGTGAGATATGGAACCCGCGCCGAAGGCCCCGACAGTGACGGGAAACCGGAAAATGTGCTAtacgccagcaccaggggCGAAGGTTTCGGATCAGAAGTGAAAAGACGAATCCTACTAGGCGCATTCAGCTTAAGCGCAGACGCCATAGACAACTACTTCATCCAAGCACAGCGCATCCGGCGTCTTGTCCAGCGAGACTTCAACGCCGTTTTCAGCACAGAACACCCGTTCAACTCTTATAGTGACTTGCTTGCAGAGCCGGCATCTAAACCTGCCGATGTTGACGTCCTTGTTTGTCCTACCGCTCCCTCCTCGCCTCCgcagctgtccaagctcTTGGATGGAGATACAGTGACCTCCCCGTTGGATGCGTATACGAACGATGTCTTTACTGTTCCTGCGAGCTTGGCTGGGCTTCCGGCCATCTCTGTTCCGGTCTCAGCTAATAACTCAACGAAGGAAGATCTGGCAGGAATCCAGGTGATTGGGCAATACGGCAATGATGAGCTTGTCTTGAAAGTGGGCGAGCTGATCGAGGGAAAATAA
- a CDS encoding SPRY domain-containing protein (BUSCO:EOG09262X7T;~COG:B,K;~EggNog:ENOG410PGAS;~InterPro:IPR037353,IPR001870,IPR003877,IPR013320;~go_component: GO:0048188 - Set1C/COMPASS complex [Evidence IEA];~go_function: GO:0005515 - protein binding [Evidence IEA];~go_process: GO:0051568 - histone H3-K4 methylation [Evidence IEA]), whose amino-acid sequence MASVQSTGVSAPTSNVNSPRGTPSFNGAGLDLNPSSSPAPPSNASAQLDSKSKRNKRDSRKKREAKGLDQESAPPPKKKSAVVQNIALPSSDLSILRPLLLAEPKHSDLLPPQPRQMNPVTRKSSSTNNQQWDFYEVVDKLTNKNGFRYSYAIADPGFPHIKYRQTDLHPYHARFSFEDSPAAIQFSKDALAVTTPEPWHTARANVCAREGTYYYEARIISGVVNDPQAPPTNGNSKTLSRGHVRLGFARREADLDVNVGVDCYGYGIRDVNGEVVNRMRCEHLFPKGESIREGDVIGMLITLPPLSLHKKIVEGTYDPAVDSNASAQNSEHPYSSNIIRDRIPFHYKNDFCWQQSNVFPTKHLRDYAYNLKDTPSQGPPSPLNSEDASMRTLPGSSITIFKNGVKMGTPFKELYAFLPPASRLANGTNNLGLGERENADDGMIGYYPAVSCYGGGAVECRFEGPWWFGPPSETENGEPVRPMGDRFNDQIVEDVMADIVDEVEAMMVWGGVDGDVVGNAQMDSTESGAVGGSEVLKGGVGAAFESAGSTGGNNTPTTGVADGAEHTAFEDAGTPNVETSDVKVEDAAVNQDIEMS is encoded by the coding sequence ATGGCATCTGTGCAGTCAACAGGCGTTTCTGCGCCCACCTCGAACGTTAACTCCCCGAGGGGGACGCCATCCTTTAATGGTGCAGGTCTAGATTTGAACCCGAGTTCCTCACCAGCTCCTCCCAGTAATGCGTCAGCGCAGCTCGACTCGAAATCAAAGCGCAACAAGCGTGATAGTCGCAAGAAGCGAGAAGCCAAGGGTCTAGACCAGGAAAGCGCGCCAccaccaaagaagaagagtgCTGTCGTACAGAACATTGCGCTTCCGAGCTCTGATCTCAGTATACTAAGGCCTCTACTCCTTGCCGAACCCAAACATTCAGACTTACTACCGCCACAGCCACGGCAGATGAATCCCGTGACCAGAAAGTCATCAAGCACAAACAATCAGCAATGGGACTTTTATGAAGTGGTGGACAAACTTACAAATAAGAATGGTTTCCGCTATAGCTATGCCATAGCTGACCCAGGATTCCCGCATATCAAGTACCGTCAGACCGATCTTCACCCATATCATGCACGTTTCAGTTTCGAAGACTCTCCCGCTGCGATCCAATTCTCTAAAGACGCCCTTGCCGTTACTACCCCCGAGCCATGGCATACTGCACGAGCAAATGTATGCGCGCGTGAAGGGACATATTACTACGAGGCACGTATCATAAGCGGTGTGGTCAATGATCCTCAAGCACCACCAACGAATGGAAACTCCAAGACACTGTCAAGAGGCCATGTTCGCCTTGGGTTTGCACGACGAGAGGCTGATCTTGACGTAAACGTCGGCGTTGATTGCTACGGGTATGGGATTCGCGATGTGAACGGGGAAGTGGTCAATCGAATGCGCTGCGAGCACCTCTTCCCCAAAGGCGAGTCTATCCGTGAAGGCGATGTAATTGGCATGCTCATCACCCTCCCACCATTGTCCCTCCACAAGAAGATCGTGGAAGGCACATACGATCCTGCAGTCGACAGCAACGCTTCCGCGCAAAACTCAGAGCATCCCTACAGTTCCAACATCATCCGTGACCGTATACCCTTCCATTACAAAAACGACTTTTGCTGGCAACAATCAAACGTATTCCCAACAAAGCATCTCCGCGACTATGCCTATAACCTGAAAGACACGCCCAGTCAGGGACCCCCATCACCATTGAACAGTGAAGATGCCTCCATGCGCACACTGCCAGGGTCTAGCATCACAATATTCAAAAACGGTGTCAAAATGGGCACGCCGTTTAAGGAGTTATACGCATTCCTCCCACCTGCTAGTCGTCTCGCAAACGGCACCAACAATTTGGGCCTAGGGGAGCGAGAAAACGCAGACGATGGGATGATCGGATACTATCCCGCAGTTAGCTGCTATGGCGGCGGTGCGGTCGAATGTCGCTTCGAGGGTCCTTGGTGGTTTGGCCCACCGTCTGAGACCGAGAACGGTGAACCCGTGCGGCCCATGGGCGACCGGTTCAATGACCAGATCGTCGAGGATGTCATGGCGGACATTGTTGACGAGGTCGAGGCTATGATGGTCTGGGGTGGCGTGGATGGTGATGTCGTTGGGAATGCGCAGATGGATAGCACTGAGTCCGGTGCTGTTGGCGGTTCGGAGGTTTTGAAGGGCGGGGTTGGGGCTGCGTTTGAATCAGCTGGGTCTACAGGAGGTAATAATACTCCTACGACTGGGGTGGCTGATGGAGCGGAGCATACTGCATTTGAAGACGCTGGTACGCCAAATGTTGAGACGTCAGACGTGAAGGTTGAAGATGCTGCTGTTAATCAGGACATTGAGATGTCTTGA